Proteins from a genomic interval of Nocardioidaceae bacterium:
- a CDS encoding phosphotransferase gives MWSPDPTWERLAAVGDGSRVWRREVPDRGPWVGKRLVSPLARHPAGAELDEADLAPLDPGHVLWWRREADVVQARWAEGLPGLRGPGGGLVEEDDDGVTLWWPWVERPPADEVAVAHALGTLTAARIPTDAWVCDDLVGDRWRGVEATGGWTTLAETPASEVARAVWGRRTEWRGRLAALPRVVTHGDVTPGNLLGRAGAAHSLSPGAATVVACDWSAAGTGPVGLDLGFFALHTRSRLLPLADAYVTAAEAAGVRVQPDDVLLGARVHMAFTVLTRLDRVLERVRGGEGGWSAKLRHPAVAPSVRALQRAYADIEPMLT, from the coding sequence GTGTGGTCACCCGACCCGACCTGGGAGCGGCTCGCAGCCGTCGGTGACGGCTCCCGCGTCTGGCGCCGCGAGGTGCCCGACCGCGGGCCGTGGGTGGGCAAGCGTCTGGTGTCGCCGCTCGCGCGACACCCGGCAGGCGCCGAGCTCGACGAGGCCGACCTCGCGCCGCTGGACCCCGGACACGTCCTGTGGTGGCGGCGTGAGGCGGACGTGGTGCAGGCGCGGTGGGCCGAGGGGCTGCCCGGCCTGCGTGGTCCCGGGGGCGGCCTCGTCGAGGAGGACGACGACGGCGTCACGCTCTGGTGGCCGTGGGTGGAACGACCACCAGCCGACGAGGTCGCCGTCGCCCACGCCCTCGGCACGCTCACGGCGGCGCGCATCCCGACGGACGCGTGGGTGTGCGACGACCTGGTCGGGGACCGGTGGCGCGGCGTGGAGGCCACCGGCGGGTGGACCACGCTGGCGGAGACCCCCGCCTCGGAGGTCGCCCGGGCGGTGTGGGGCCGACGGACCGAGTGGCGTGGGCGCCTCGCCGCACTGCCGCGCGTGGTCACCCACGGGGACGTGACGCCCGGCAACCTGCTCGGTCGCGCGGGAGCCGCGCACAGCCTGAGCCCGGGCGCAGCCACCGTGGTCGCCTGCGACTGGTCGGCGGCCGGGACGGGCCCGGTCGGTCTCGACCTCGGCTTCTTCGCCCTCCACACGAGGTCGAGACTCCTGCCGCTGGCCGACGCGTACGTCACCGCCGCCGAGGCGGCGGGCGTGAGGGTGCAGCCCGACGACGTGCTGCTCGGGGCGCGGGTCCACATGGCCTTCACCGTGCTGACCAGGCTCGACCGCGTGCTCGAGAGGGTGCGTGGGGGAGAGGGCGGGTGGTCGGCGAAGCTGCGCCATCCCGCCGTGGCTCCGTCGGTGCGCGCTCTGCAGCGGGCGTACGCCGACATCGAGCCGATGCTCACCTGA
- a CDS encoding energy-coupling factor transporter transmembrane protein EcfT → MSQLGVYQPGGSVLHRARPGLKLTALVAVGGLVVALPGWVSVTVALGLVLAAYAGAGLPMRSAWKQCRPLLPILVALGVFQTLSVGAGRAAEIVLTLLTLVLLAGLVTLTTRTTAMVDALVVAVGPLRRFGVDPDRVGLSLALGIRAVPLVVSLAQQVREAQLARGLGLSPTAFAVPLIVRALRRSDAMAEALVARGALDDDIDASTSTRG, encoded by the coding sequence GTGAGCCAGCTCGGGGTCTACCAGCCGGGCGGCTCGGTCCTGCACCGCGCACGCCCCGGGCTCAAGCTCACCGCGCTCGTGGCGGTGGGCGGCCTCGTCGTGGCCCTGCCCGGGTGGGTGTCCGTCACGGTCGCGCTGGGGCTGGTCCTCGCGGCGTACGCCGGGGCCGGACTCCCGATGCGGTCGGCCTGGAAGCAGTGCCGACCGCTGCTGCCGATCCTCGTGGCGCTCGGGGTCTTCCAGACGTTGTCGGTCGGTGCCGGCCGGGCGGCGGAGATCGTGCTGACGCTGCTCACCCTCGTGCTGCTCGCCGGACTGGTGACCTTGACGACGCGCACCACGGCGATGGTGGACGCGCTGGTCGTCGCCGTCGGTCCGTTGCGGCGGTTCGGTGTCGATCCCGACCGTGTCGGCCTCTCGCTCGCGCTGGGGATCCGAGCGGTGCCCCTGGTCGTCTCGCTGGCCCAGCAGGTGCGGGAGGCGCAGCTGGCCCGCGGTCTCGGGTTGAGTCCCACGGCCTTCGCGGTCCCTCTGATCGTCCGCGCGCTGCGACGGTCCGACGCCATGGCCGAGGCACTGGTCGCCCGCGGGGCGCTCGACGACGACATCGATGCCTCGACCTCCACTCGAGGGTGA